CTTGATCGACGCGAGCACCGCGTTCGCGACGAGCCCGGCCTGTGTGGAGCGGATGCCGCGCCGGACGGGGTCGGCGCTCGAAGCGTGAGAGGGGGCGCTCATCGAGTCGGGCAATCTAAGCGACGCCCTCGGAACGACGCTTGCCCCTGCTACCGGATGATTATCGCACCCCGACTCAATCGACCTGGAGGATAGATCCGATGCTCCGTCCCCTCGCTTCCGGCCTGCTGAACCGCACCGCCCAGCGCCGCCTCGCCCGCTGGATCCCGAACCCGCTCCTCCGCGTCGTCGCCATCGCCGTCGCCGGCTACGCGATCGAGCAGCTCGTCATGCGCGGGACCCGGCGGATGCGCACCGCCTGACAGAATGTCGGGACTCGGGACTCGGGACTCGGGACTCGGGAGTCCGCAGCGCCGAGTCCCGAGTCCCGAGTCCCGAGTCCCGAGTCCCGAGTCCCGAGTCCCGAGTCCCGAGTCCCGACCACCCAGTCACGTACTACGCATGAACACCGCCCCCACCTCCTGCGCCCGCGCCGTCGCGTAGACGCCCGAGGGCTGGAGGATGACGCCGGGGATGAGGCCCGCGCGGAGCTCGGCCAGCACGTCGTCGGCCTTGAGCCCGCGCTGCTTGGCGATGGCGCGCGACGAGTTGGCGAGGGCGAGGTTGCACACAAGCACGATGCCGCCGGAGCGGATCACCCCTTCCACCGTGGGGTCCGTGCCCGGACCGAGCATGTCCTCGACGCCCGTCGGCTTGCCGACCGGGGTGCGCGCCCACGGGTTGCGTTCGGCCGGCTTCCTGGTGTCCGGGTCGTCGATCTTGCGCAGCGCGCCGATCGGGTACTTGGCCCACAGCGCGTCGTCCGCCGCGACGACCGCCGCAGCGTGGCGGAGGACCACCACCGGCACGACGTCGCGCGGCGCGGCACCCATCGCCTCGTAGCCGCGGCGGTAGATCCACGACTGCGTGAGCGCGAGCCCGTCGGTCGGATCGGGCCCGTCGAAGACGGCTTTGTGCTTCGCGGCGGCGACGCGGGCCGTCCACGCGTCGTCGAACGGGGCAGGCGCGGCGGCCCCCGCGGGCGCGGCGAGACCGGCGAGCGGCACCGCGGCGGCCGTCGCGGCGAGGGAGGCGAGGAAGTCGCGGCGGGAACGCGCGTGCGGCATGCGGGACGGGGTCAGGGACCGGACGGGGCGAGCAGCGGATACGGATCGATCGGCGTCCCGCCCCACCACTGCTTCGGGTCGGTGACGCGGGCGATCGCGAAATGGAGGTGCGGCGCGTCCGGCGACGCGTCGCCGGTGGAGCCGACGTAGGCGAGCACGTCGCCCTTCTTCACCGTCGCGCCCTCGGCCAGGCCGTCCCGGTAGTGGTCGAGGTGCGCGTAGTAGTACATGAAGCGGCCGTCGGGGCTCACGACGTACACCGTGAGCCCGCCGGCCTTGCTCGTGAACAGCTTCGCGACGCGCCCGTCGTCGGCCGACAGGACCGGCGTGCCGCGCGGCGCCATGATGTCGAGCGCCTGATGCGGCCGGCCGCCGCCCCGCTTCTCGGCGAAGTTGCTCCGCAGCGACGACGCGGCCACGCCCTGCACCGGCACGATGAGCCGCCGCGCGCGCAGCGCGTCGAGATCGGACGCCGCCGGCGGGGGCGGCGCGGAGTCGACGCGCACCGCGGCCGCCGAGTCGCCGCCGGCGCTCGGGTCGAGCGCCCAGAGCGAGTCGCGCGCGAGCCACACGGTGTCGACGCGGACCACCGTGTCGACGCGGACGACGGTGTCGCGCGCGGCGACCGAGGTGGTCGCCCCGGTGGAGCTGCCCGAGTGCCCGTCGCCGGGCCGGTACTCGACGCCGCACGCGGCCGTCGAGACCAGCAGCAGGAGGAGTCGTCGCATGGGTGAATCCTACTCGAACGGCGGCGCCGGCAAGACGGCGCTGGTGGGGCGGCGCTGAAAAAGCGGCTCCGACACTGCGAACGATCGCAGGTTCGGAGCCGCCGTTTCAGCGCCGTGGCATCAGCGCCGCGCCATCAGCGCCGGCTCACCAGATCTGCGCGCGCTTCTCCGCCGGCCGCACCATCGCGTCGCCGTCCTTGCAGCCCCACGCCGCCTTGAACTCCGGCATGTTGGACAGCGGGCCGTTCACGCGCCACACCCCCGGCGAGTGCACGTTCGTGAGCACGAGGTTGCGCGCCGCCTCGGGCCGCATCGTCTCGCGCCACACCTGCGCCCACCCGAGGAAGAAGCGCTGCTCGGGCGTGAAGCCGTCGATCTTCGTGCGCGGCTTGTTGCCCAACGCCTTCTCCATCGCCGCGTACGCGATCGTGAGGCCACCGAGGTCGCCGATGTTCTCACCGAGCGTGAGCTGCCCCTTCACGTGCGTGGCCGAGTCGACCACGGTGTAGCCGTCGAACTGCTCGACGACGCGCTGCGCCTGCGTCTTGTACTTCGCGGCGTCGTCCGCCGTCCACCAGTCGCGCAGGTTGCCCTCGGCGTCGAACTGGCGGCCCTGGTCGTCGAAGCCGTGCGACATCTCGTGGCCGATCACGGCGCCCATCGCCCCGTAGTTCACCGCGTCGTCGGCCTGCGGGTTGAAGAACGGGAACTGGAGGATGCCCGCGGGGAACACGATCTCGTTCCAGTCGGGGCGGTAGTACGCGTTCACCTCCGACGGGATCATCAGCCACTCGGTGCGGTCGATCGGCTTGTTCAGCTTCGCCCAGCTCCGCGCGCGCCCCCACTCCTGCACGCGCTGCAGGTTCGCGTAGTACGAGCCGTCGGCGATCTGGAGATCGGAGTAGTCCTTCCACTTGTCGGGGTAGCCGATCTTCTGCGTGAACGCGGCGAGCTTCGTGAGCGCCTGGCGCTTCGTCGCGTCGCTCATCCACGTGAGCCCCTCGATCCGCTCCTTCAGCGCGGCGCGGAGGTTGTTCACGATCGCGTTCGCGCGCGCCTTGTCCTGCTCCGTGAACGTGCGGCGCACGTACTCCTGGCCCACCGGATCCGAGAGCGCGGCGCTCGTCGCGCTCGTGCACCGCTTCCAGCGCGGCTGCATCTCCTTCGCGCCGGAGAACAGCTGCCCGAACTTGAAGTTCTCGTTCACGAACGCGGCGCTCAGCAGCCCCGCCGCGCCGTGCAGCGCGTGCGCGCGGAAGTAGGCGCGCCACGCATCGGCGGGCTCCTTCACGAGCAGCGAGTCGACCGCCTTGAAGTAGTCCGGCGTCATCACGTTGATGTCCGTGAACGCCGGCGCGCTCTGCGCCTTGAAGAACGCCGCCCAATCGATGTTCGGCGTCGTCTTCTGGAACTCGGCGAGCGTCGTCTTGTGGTAGACGGCGTTCGGGTCGCGCATCTGCACGCGCGACATCTGCGCGGCGGCGAGCTTCGTCTCGAGCGCGAGCACCTTCTGCGCGTCGGCCTGCGCGTCGGCGACCGGCATGCCGGCCATGGTGAACAGGTTCACCATGTGCTGCACGTACGCGTCGCGGAACTGCTTGAAGCGCGGGTTGTCGACGAGGTACACGTCGCGGTCGGGGAGCCCGAGGCCGCCCTGCGTGGCGATGACGATGAGCGCCTTCGAGTTCTTCGCGTCGGGGCCGGCGCCGGAGCCGAACGGCGCGAGCCCGGCGTCCGCCTCGAGCGAGGCGAGCGAGCGCTTCACGTCGTCGGTCGTCTTGATCGCGTCGATGCGCGTGAGCAGCGGCCGGACGGGATCGATGCCGAGGCGCTCGGCCGTCGCCGAGTCCATGCACGAGCGGTAGAACGCGCCGATCTTCTGCACGTTCGCCGCGGCGCCCTTCCGGTCGGCCACGGCCACCGGCTTCTGCGCCGCCGACTCCTCGACGATCTGCCGCAGGACGAGCTGGTTCTTGTCGGCCAGCATCTCGAAGCTGCCCCAGCGGGGGTACGCCGCCGGGATCTGCGCGGTCTTCAGCCAGCCGCCGTTCGCGAACTGGAAGAAGTCGGTGCACGCGGCGCAGGTCGTGTCCATGTTCGTGCGGTCGAGCGGCCGCGGGTTCGACGCGGTCTGCGCGCCGAGCGGCAGGGTGACGAGACCGGCGGCCGCGGCGAGCGCGGTGAAGCGGGAACGACGGAAGGACATCGGGGGGACTCTCCGAGGCGTGGCGACCGAGGGCGGCGCGCACGAGGTGGCGGGGCGCCACACCAGGGAGCGCGGTGGGGCGCGGAAGCGTCTACAGACTGGAAGCTAGTGGCCCAGGTCACACGATCGTCATCCGTTTACACGGTTTCTTTACGAATTCTGAACGGATGGCCAGCGGGGCGAGGCTCGGTGGCGCCCGACGAGGCGCCGCGTCGGAGCCGGGTTCCTCGAGTGTTGGACGCGGATTTCGCGGACACTACGGGATAGGAATGAGGCGTGAGCCTTCGGCCTCATTCCTATCCGGAAGTGTCCGCGTGATCCGCGTGATCCGCGTCCAAACCTCGCGGAGCGATGCGGAACCGTAGGTCCTGAACGGCGCGACGGACCCGGCAGGATCTGCCGCTCCGGACGAACCTGCCGGGCGGAGCCATCGTCGGCCGAATCGCTCAAGTCATTGCGCCACAACGCGATCGCCGGTTCGAGCGGTCGGGTCCGGCCGTTGCCTCGGGACGGTGCCGCACGGTCCCACCTCCTTCCCGCCTCTCCCGCCATGCTCTTCGGCTTCATCAACCGCGTGTCCAACGCCGGCTCGCTCCGTGAGGGGCTCGACGCCAGCGCGGCCCGCACGCGCGGCATCGCCGATCGGGTGGCGAAGGCCTCGCTCGGCAACGCCGACGGCTTCGCGCTCCCCGACCCCGCCGCGCCCGGTCAGGCCGCGCAGGGCGAGAAGGTCGACATCGAGGCGGAGATGATGAGCCTCGGCGACGAGCAGCTCCGCTACGAGACGACGGCGAAGCTGCTGGAGAAGACGTACGCGCAGCTGCGGACGTCGATCCGCGACCGCTGATCCGATAGCCGATGCCCGATTTCCCGAGCTCCCGCCCGATCGGCCTCCTGCCGGCGATCCTGCCGCAGTCGCCGGTCCGGCCGATGTTCCGCTCGCTCGCCCTCGCGGCGAGCGGCCTCTCCGCCCAGCGCCAGCGCATCGAGACGATCGCGAGCAACCTCGCGAACGCCGAGACGACGCGGACCGACGGCGGCGGGCCGTACAAGCGGAAGGTGACCGTGCTCCAGGCCGCGTCGGCGGACACGGACCGGTTCGGCGTGCCGCAGACCGCCGCCACGCTCGGCACGACGGCGCCGCCGAACGTGCCGCCGTTCGGGGTGCCGGCGTTCCAGGTCCCCGGCCTGTCGGTCGGTGGGCTCGGCGGGGACGATCCGCGGAACATCACCGTTCCGGCGCTTCCGAGCGACGACGGCCAGCACGGCGTGCGCGTCGCGCAGATCGCCGAGGACGCCTCCGAGGGCCCGCTCGTCTACGACCCCGGGCATCCCGACGCGGACGCGAACGGCTACGTGCGCTACCCGAACGTGCGCGTCTCGGACGAGATGGTCGATCTCCTCGACGCGAAGCGGATCTACGAGGCCAACGCGACGGTCTTCCAGTCGGCGAAGGCGATGCTCAAGTCGGCGATCTCGATCTGACCCCACCCATGTCCATCTACGGCGTCCAGAACAATCCCCTGCTCGGCAACCTCGGCCGCACGGCCGGCACGAGCCCCGCGCGCCCCGCCCAGAACGGCGGCGTGCAGCCCGGCCAGGTGCGGCCGGGCGCGGCCCGGCCCGCCGCGACTCCGGCCGCCCCGGCGCTGAAGCCGCAGCCGTCGCTCGCCGCGCCCGCCACGACGCTCGCCGCCGAGGCCCCGGCAGGGACCGACCCGGAGCTGTGGAGCGTGCTGACGAGCGACGAGCGGGCGTTCTTCGCGAAGGCCGCGCAGAGCGGGCCGCTGACCTACGGCCGAGTGGCGGCGCACATCAACCCGATGGCGCAGGCTGCCCCCGCCGTGCGCGGCGGGCGCCTCGACGTCCGCGCCTGAGCCGGAGCCCTTCGATGTCCGATCCGATCTCCGCCCTGTCCGGGCGCATGATGCAGCCGGGCGCGCTCGGCCCGACGCGTCCGCTCGACGGCGCCGGCATCCAGGTCCCGGTCGTCGGCCCCGGCTCGACCGAGGGCCCGTCGTTCGGCGACACGCTGAAGCGGTTCGTCGGCGACGTCTCGGCGCAGCAGGACGCCGCGGCCGACCTCCAGGGACGGTTCGTGCGCGGCGAGAACGTCGAGATCCACCAGGTCATGGC
This DNA window, taken from Gemmatirosa kalamazoonensis, encodes the following:
- a CDS encoding M23 family metallopeptidase; the protein is MRRLLLLLVSTAACGVEYRPGDGHSGSSTGATTSVAARDTVVRVDTVVRVDTVWLARDSLWALDPSAGGDSAAAVRVDSAPPPPAASDLDALRARRLIVPVQGVAASSLRSNFAEKRGGGRPHQALDIMAPRGTPVLSADDGRVAKLFTSKAGGLTVYVVSPDGRFMYYYAHLDHYRDGLAEGATVKKGDVLAYVGSTGDASPDAPHLHFAIARVTDPKQWWGGTPIDPYPLLAPSGP
- a CDS encoding M13 family metallopeptidase, with amino-acid sequence MSFRRSRFTALAAAAGLVTLPLGAQTASNPRPLDRTNMDTTCAACTDFFQFANGGWLKTAQIPAAYPRWGSFEMLADKNQLVLRQIVEESAAQKPVAVADRKGAAANVQKIGAFYRSCMDSATAERLGIDPVRPLLTRIDAIKTTDDVKRSLASLEADAGLAPFGSGAGPDAKNSKALIVIATQGGLGLPDRDVYLVDNPRFKQFRDAYVQHMVNLFTMAGMPVADAQADAQKVLALETKLAAAQMSRVQMRDPNAVYHKTTLAEFQKTTPNIDWAAFFKAQSAPAFTDINVMTPDYFKAVDSLLVKEPADAWRAYFRAHALHGAAGLLSAAFVNENFKFGQLFSGAKEMQPRWKRCTSATSAALSDPVGQEYVRRTFTEQDKARANAIVNNLRAALKERIEGLTWMSDATKRQALTKLAAFTQKIGYPDKWKDYSDLQIADGSYYANLQRVQEWGRARSWAKLNKPIDRTEWLMIPSEVNAYYRPDWNEIVFPAGILQFPFFNPQADDAVNYGAMGAVIGHEMSHGFDDQGRQFDAEGNLRDWWTADDAAKYKTQAQRVVEQFDGYTVVDSATHVKGQLTLGENIGDLGGLTIAYAAMEKALGNKPRTKIDGFTPEQRFFLGWAQVWRETMRPEAARNLVLTNVHSPGVWRVNGPLSNMPEFKAAWGCKDGDAMVRPAEKRAQIW
- the flgC gene encoding flagellar basal body rod protein FlgC, with amino-acid sequence MPDFPSSRPIGLLPAILPQSPVRPMFRSLALAASGLSAQRQRIETIASNLANAETTRTDGGGPYKRKVTVLQAASADTDRFGVPQTAATLGTTAPPNVPPFGVPAFQVPGLSVGGLGGDDPRNITVPALPSDDGQHGVRVAQIAEDASEGPLVYDPGHPDADANGYVRYPNVRVSDEMVDLLDAKRIYEANATVFQSAKAMLKSAISI
- the fliE gene encoding flagellar hook-basal body complex protein FliE, with the protein product MSDPISALSGRMMQPGALGPTRPLDGAGIQVPVVGPGSTEGPSFGDTLKRFVGDVSAQQDAAADLQGRFVRGENVEIHQVMAATEEASLSLDLMVELRNKMTEAYRTLVSMQS